The DNA sequence TTGGTACTGGAGGCGGAGCCCAAGAAGGAGGAATAGTATGATAGAGTCCCCCAAACTCTGCCTTTAGAATTTTGCCACGGGTCTTAGATATTTAATAAGTTATAGGAATCAGTTTCGTATTTGCTAAATCCAAAGATGCTCCCTGGAGAAGTAGGTGCAACTAGTTGTCTTTGGAGTGGACACCTGGCCCTGCTTCCCTACTGTGGTTCCACGGCATTCTGTCTCCTGGTTGGCACCTACTGCATAGTTGGGTGGCAGACAGAGGCCCTTGCAACTGGCTCTGTCCCTAAGGATGTACAGAAATGGGGTCCTTCCATACTGTTCCCCAAAGAAGGAGGGACTCTAGCCAAGAGTCAAGAAAAAAGGGTCCTGCCATCTCTGAAGGGATTTGCAACTAAAGGCCCTCCAAGCCAGCCTGGCACTCCCAGAGAGCAGGCCATTGATCCACGTTGAGTGGCTGGTTTGGCAGGTTAGAGTCAAAGATCCTGGGTTTGCATTCTCACCCCACAACAAAGAAGCTGTGCAACCTCTGACAAATCACTTAAGCTTTCTGACCCTCAGGTGCCTCCTAAGCAAAATGAAACTAAATAATCCCTGCATTGTCTACACACAGAGTTGATGGAAGAGTTAACTCTAATGTACATGTGATCTGCatgttttaccatttttattcacTCACGAGTACCCTCTATATGCGCAATCCTACACTTTGTGCTCTGGGGACACAAAAAGCATGTGCAACAGGGCCCCTGTTGCAAGAAGCTTGCGATCTAGTTGGAGAAAATGTACACGTGGTGGTCTGAACTCCTGATCACCCAGGAGATTATAGATAAAAGACAATTAGCTTTCTCTACAGCTCCACAGTAGAAATTGCTCATCAGCCCGTGAGAGTGGGCCATGTGCAAGACAGCCTTAAGTGGTGATGGCAGGTGAGTGGGCAGCTGTGAGCGCCATCCTGGGACTGGCGTCACGCTCAGCAgtgatggggggaggggataCTAGCCTGAGACTTCACTACGCCTTCGGGTCAGAAGTGCTGTGTGCAGCTGCTGCCTTCCTGGATGCTGAAGCCTGGCCCTCAGCTCCCAGCCCAGGTGTAGTGAGCTCTGCTGCAACCACCACCCAGCCCAGCTAGAGGAGGCCACGAGCAGGGAGTTGCCTGGAGTAGAGCTTTTGGGGGTTTAAGTGGCTTCTTGATTCCCTGGGTGTAACTAAGCACTGACTCAACACTTAGAACAAAGGTGTTGGAGATGAAGACAGAAATCAGGGGCTTGGATGGGGCCTAAGGGTCGGGATATGATGTGGTCCCTCGATGAAAAGTCCTCTCACCTACTCAACTTCACCCTCCTGTCCACGTGTGAGCAGTCCTGGGCTCACAGGCCTCATTATTGTGCAGTCTGTGTCCTGACTCCCCAACCAGCTGGCACTCTTGAAGGGTGACCATGTTATCTATTTCAGCCTGTGACTCCCCACCTCACCTTGGGGTAACATTGGGCCTCCAATGGGTAAGCTTAGTAAAGGCTTATTGCACCCTATTGTCTGTTGCCTAGAAGTCTATGGTTCCCCAAGAAGTCCTATGGCTGAAGAGCCCCCCAACCCTGGGACATGCGCAGAGATGGAAAAGACCTAACATTCACTGAACTCTTTCTGAATGCAACACAATCAACTCAATTCATTCTACaacagtttgtttgtttatttatttatgggagaacaggggtttgaacttagggcttcacacttgcaaaacaggctttCTAttgctgagccacacctccagtccattttgctctgattaattTGGAGATGGCGGGCGGGGGTCTTACAaaattttcccaggctggccttcaaccacaatcctcccagatCTCAGCccaccaagtagctaggattataggcatgagccactgcccgCCCCCCGCTCCCCGCAACatctttattttatacataagGAAACAGATGCTCAGAAAAGTAAAGGAACTTTTCCCACAGTAGCGAGAGGCAGAGCCAAGTTTTAGTTCCTGGTTTATTAGCAGGTGGACTCACTCTCTCAAGTTAGATCTAGAGAAGAGAAGTCTTGGACCTCTGATATGTAATAAGCATGACAGGACCACTGGCCTTAGATCCAATTCATGACACAGACCACTTGGGGAAGCAGTTtgttctctgtttcctttccacCCCAAATATACAGCACGAAATTCCTTCTCCCAGAGACTGGGGAGTCACTGGCTCAAACAGCTGGGTTCCCTTTGCACATGGATATAGGCATACATGCATGTTTGCACGTGTGTTTATTTACCCAAGTTTTACGTGTCagtacacacacacccctacgcAAACCTCTATGCCTTTCAAGTCACGGTTGTTTTTCCCACCTTCAGAAATAACTGCAGAGGAAAGTAGGAAGTAGATGTACACAGGCACACTGCTCTCCCAGCTCTGCCCCAACTGCTCCTCTCCCCAGCATCCTGAAAGTGGGATGCAGCAGCTAAAAGCCCTACTGGCCAGCTGAGAGGTGTCTGCCAGGGAGCTGGGAGACATGGCTCTCAGCTTTTGGCAGCTTCCTGGTAAGGAGTCCTCACCTAGAGGATAAGAACATTCACCAACCTACTGCTATGGCAGCCAGTGCACTCCCAGCGCTGGAGCCCAAAGCAGGCTGGGGCCAGACCTGGGGCAGACAGCACAACCTCCAGACGGGATTGATTTCTGAGTTTCTGCTTGCCATCTATGTGACTTGAGCCAAGTTCTTTGACCCCTTCCAGACTTGTTTCTCTATCTGCAAACTAAAGATATGAATTCTTAACCTACAGGTCTGTTATGACATGAAATGAAACCAGAGTCTTTGAAGAGTCCTGGTTGATGGCAGGTGTAGGGTAAATGTTCATTGTGCTTCCCTGACACCTGTGATTGAGAATCTACCAGAAACCAGACCTCCACTCAGGAGTCAGGCCAGGCCAGAGAAGGGAACACAGGGTCTGGCCATCTTAGTTCTAGGCCAAGGCTGGACTTGCCTCTGGGATagcagagagagaacatgagTTGGTAACCCACACCTAGGAGGGAGGAAACAGCAGCAGCTTGGATTCCAGATGGGGGAGATCTGCTGGAGGAAGAGGGGCTCTGGAGCTATAGAGCCTGAGTCCTGGAATAAACACTGCACACCGATCCTCTACTACAGTACAACAGTAAGCAAGACAGGTCTCTAGCTGGAGAAAGCTTTCTAAACAGTGTGGTCAGGGCTGTGACATAGGAAGAACGTCACTATAAGAGCACAAAACCAGCCCCTGCAAGGGAGGGTGAGGACTTTCTGTAGGAGGTGATTGAACTTGAGTCTTGAACAACAAGTAGGAGTTGTCAGGAAGACAATGAGCTGACATAAGAAGGTGTGGCTGGGCAGGGTGACTTCAACCCCAAAAGGCTTGTACACGGTGTTACAGAAGGTTTTACCTGCCCGGCTGGAGTTCAGACCCAGGCCTCTGAACCCATTACCTCTTGTTGGGCAGTTCTGTCAGGCAGTTGGGAAAGGAAAACTGTACCTCCAGGGTAGGAAGTTGCCAAAACCCAAAGCAATCTCCCCACCCAGGAGAGCCTAGCAGATCCCAGGCAGAACCACCCCCTCTGCCCCAGCCTGAGTGGATGTGGGGTCAGGGCCCACTGTCCTTCAACTCCCAGAGAGTCCATCCCACACTTTAGAAGCTACTCTTGTTTCCACTACTCCCTTCCCACCTTCAGCACCTGAGGATGTCTAGAATCTATCATTTGTCTTCCATTTTCCCAGTGAgccaaagaaggaaggaggaaagagcaagaaagggTCTGGCCTTTAATTTATTCCTCATCTCTCTGGGCTCAGAAGGACTCTAAAGATGACAATTCCAGCCTGCCCACTCTCCTTTCCTCCCAAACGTATACACCCCTTCTTCTGAGTATCCCATGGCTCTTCCCTGAAGACTCACTCACCCATTCTCAAAACAGGCCATAGAAAAAGACACTCCAGCCCTAAATTTGCAGGACAGACCCCAAAGGGCCTGGTTCCAGCCCAAGCCAGCACCTCTGCTGCTCCTTTGGCTTCCTGAGTCAACTAGGGGAGAGCTGGAGGGAGGGGGAGCTCCTGCTTCCTGACTACCTCCTTAACTCTGCATCCTCTCCTTCTAGGGCTGCCTGGACCAGCCAGGGTGATGAGTGAGCAGACCCAACCCAGCACACAAGGATGAGGAACCAAACACAGGAGAGCACAAAGTGATGCCCACATAGAATGACTGCCCTGGGAGGGTGGATCCACAGGCCCTGGCAGGGCTGCTGACCCTCAGCTGCAAACCACGAAGAGCAGAAGGACCCTGGACTGTTCCTGTGGAGGGTCCCCTGCCCTGCAGCTCCACCATGAGGCTCCTTGTGGCCCCCCTCTTGCTAGCTTGGGTGGCTGGTGCCACTGCTGCTGTGCCCGTGGTGCCCTGGCGTGTGCCCTGTCCCCCTCAGTGTGCCTGCCAGATCCGGCCCTGGTATACACCCCGCTCGTCCTACCGCGAGGCCACCACCGTGGACTGCAATGACCTCTTTCTGACAGCGGTGCCCCCCGCGCTCCCTGCGGGGACACAGACCCTGCTGCTGCAGAGCAATGGCATCGTCCGCGTGGACCAGAGTGAGCTCGCCTACCTGGCCAACCTCACAGAGCTGGACCTGTCCCAGAACAGTTTCTCGGATGCTCGAGACTGTGACTTCCGGGCCCTGCCACAGCTGCTGAGCCTGCACCTGGAGGAGAACCAGCTGAGCCGGCTGGAGGACCACAGCTTTGTCGGGCTGACCAGCCTGCAGGAGCTCTATCTCAACCACAACCAGCTCTACCGCATCGCCCCCAGGGCCTTCGCCGGCCTCAGCAACCTGCTGCGGCTGCACCTCAACTCCAACCTGCTGAGGGCCATTGACAGCCGCTGGTTCGAGATGTTGCCCAACTTGGAGATCCTCATGATCGGTGGAAACAAGGTGGACGCCATCTTGGACATGAATTTCCGGCCCCTGGCCAACCTGCGCAGCCTGGTGCTGGCAGGCATGAGCCTGCGGGAGATCTCTGACTACGCCCTGGAGGGGCTGCAAAGCCTGGAGAGTCTCTCCTTCTACGACAACCAGCTGGCCCGGGTGCCCAGGCGGGCCCTGGAACAGGTTCCCGGGCTCAAGTTCCTAGATCTGAATAAGAACCCTCTGCAGCGGGTGGGGCAGAGAGACTTCGCCAACATGCTGCACCTCAAGGAGCTGGGGCTGAACAACATGGAGGAGCTGGTCTCCATCGACAAGTTTGCCCTGGTTAACCTCCCTGAGCTGACCAAGCTGGACATCACCAACAACCCGCGGCTGTCCTTCATCCACCCGCGCGCCTTCCACCATCTGCCCCAGATGGAGACACTCATGCTCAACAACAACGCTCTCAGTGCCTTGCACCAGCAGACAGTGGAGTCCCTGCCCAACCTGCAGGAGGTGGGGCTCCATGGAAACCCCATTCGCTGTGACTGTGTCATCCGCTGGGCCAATGCCACGGGCACCCGGTTTCGCTTCATTGAGCCACAGTCCACCCTGTGCGCGGAACCGCCTGACCTCCAGCGCCGCCCAGTCCGCGAGGTGCCCTTCCGAGAAATGACGGACCACTGCCTGCCCCTCATCTCCCCCCGCAGCTTCCCCGCTAGCCTTCAGGTGGCCAGTGGAGAGAGCATGGTACTGCACTGCCGGGCGCTGGCCGAACCTGAACCCGAGATCTACTGGGTTACTCCATCCGGGCTTCGACTGACACCTGCCCACGCAGGCAGGAGGTACCGGGTGTACCCCGAAGGAACCCTGGAGCTGCGGAGGGTGACAGCGGAAGAGGCAGGGCTGTACACCTGTGTGGCGCAGAACCTGGTGGGGGCTGACTCTAAGACAGTCAGTGTGGTGGTTGGCCATAAGTCCTTCCAGCgaggcagggaggaggaacaGGGACTGGAGCTGCGGGTGCAGGAGACCCATCCCTATCACATCTTGCTGTCTTGGATCCCTCCACCCAACATAGTCTCCACCAACCTCACCTGGTCCAGCGCCTCTTCCCTCCGGGGCCGGGGAGTCCCTGCTCTGGCTCGTCTGCCCCGGGGCACTCACAGCTACAACATCACCCGCCTCGTCCAGGCCACAGAGTACTGGGCCTGCCTGCAAGTGGCCTTTGCTGATGCCCACACCCAGTTGGCTTGTGTATGGGCCAGGACTAAAGAGGCGTCTCCTTGCCATAGAGCCCTAGGGGACCGGCCTGGGCTCATAGCCATCCTGGCTGTTGCTGTGCTCCTGCTGGCAGCTGGGCTCAAGGTCCACCTTGgcacaggccagcccaggcaaggggTGGGTGGGCGGCCTCTCCTTCCAGCCTGGGCTTTCTGGGGCTGGAGTGCCCCCTCTGTCCGTGTAGTGTCAGCACCCCTTGTCCTGCCCTGGAATCCAGGGAGGGAGCCTTGTAGATCCCCAGAAGGGATGACACTGTCACCACCATTGTCTCAGCATTCCTGAAGTTTGGCCAGTTCTCAGCGGTAGAGAAATAACTAGGACTTTTTACCAAAAGGGAAATGATCTGAGCCAGGTGCACTGCCAGGAAAGTGGATGGACCTGTGTGCTTGAGGCCTGGCAGCTGGACCAAGACACTTGAGGCTCTGTGGCTCCAGGGGGTGCTCCTGCAGCCTCCCAAAAGTTATTTTTACCTTCTGGGGGTCCTCTGCTGCCATTCTGAGGAATATCTCTAAGGAACAGGAAGGACTCTGGCTAGAGCCTCCCATGTCCCCACTTATCAATGTGCCCAGGGGCAGCTGGGCCTCTGCTTGGTTGTCCCCTGCCTGTGTCCCCTGGCCCTTGGCCTACAGGATGCACccattcctcttctttttctttgtacagTCTCAGTTGCTTGCTCATTTCCCTCCTGGGCAAGGGCTGAAAGAGGCCTCTCCTTCCCATTTTGGGGATCTGTCCCCGAAGTGGGAGTGACCCCCCCAGCTGGATCTGAAGGACATTTGGGGAGAGGGATGCCCAGGAATGCCTCATCTTGCAGCCTGGGCTCTCTGAAGTTGACTTTCTATAGGCAATTTTGTACCTTTGTGGAGAAATGTGTCACCTGCCCCCAACCCAATTCactcttttctcctgttttgtaaaaaataaaagtaaacaataataataataacaacaatgataagggtggggggggaggaaaggaaaggaaaagaattcttTCCATACCGAGTGTAAGGAAAGCACTCTCTGCTCTGGGATTTCTTCAAAGCCTGGAGGTGACAGAggtgggtggggaagagagggaccAAGAAATCTTTACTTTTTGGGTTGAATTCTGGCCTTTGGTTCTGCTCCAACTCCCTGAGTCCCCACAGCTATAAGCAGGAGAGCTGAAGGAAAAGGGACAAAGAGCAAGATAGGCTAATGACAACCAgccaagaagggaggaaggaagagcaggCAGGAGACAAGAAGAGGAGTGGGAGATAAAAATGGAGGCAAACCCAGAGAAGGAGAGTATGGAAATTTCCATCACCAAAAATGCGCCCCCCCCTTCTCTTCTCTGATAAGCAATTAACATGCCAGTGCATAGGAAGCACTTCACAGCCTATTTCTAATTAAACCAACCCAAGAGGCAGAGTCATGCAGAGAACTGCAAATCATCAAGACAGCAAGAACTCTGGCTCGCTGGGGCAGGAGCAGGACCCAGGGTGACGGAAGGTTTGAGGAGGGGAGGACTGTGGGATAAGGAAATTGTTGCATTTATCTTTCATTCCATTTGGTATAATTTTCAATAAGCCTGGTTTGCTTTTTGGGCTTTTTTTAACTGATGGGCTTCTGTTGATCAAAGAGGAACATCAACCAACAGAGCCAAGGGCAGAGGGACCACTGTGGGCAACTGAGGGTTGACACCAGGGCCCAAGAACACTGGGCAACCATGCTATTTCTTAGATAGGCTGGCAAAAGGAATGGTTTTACTGTGACTAGCAAAAAGCCCCACAGGAGCCCGAGGGTCCCCCTGTGTTACAGACCACATGTGGCAGACTTGCTGGAAGCAAATCCTAAACTACCACCAAGATGGCAAATGTTCACACCAGTGAACACCAACCAGGAACAGAGCATCAGTCTCTAGGAGGACCTAGAGCAAGAACATGCCCACCAAAGCCAGAGAGCAGCGTGTGTGTTGGTAAACACAAAGGGCAGGGTTCTCTGAAGATCATCAACAAGTGTGGGTTTAGAAGCCTCCTTCCTCCTGAGAAGGGGTCCTCACACTTCAGCCTGAAACAGACTCCCCTGCAGAGCTTGTTGGACACATATGGCCAGTCCCAGCCCAGAGTTTCTGATCTGTTAAGAGCTGGAAGGAGCCTGaggatttgcatttctaacaggtTTTCAAGTGACCATGGTGCTGCTAGCCTGAGCGTGACCCTTTGAGACCACTGGGCATCATTGGATGGAGCTCAAGGGCCTCAGGACAGTGGGCATCACTGGAATGGGGCCAGTGGGGAGGAACAGAGGGACCAGCCTGCACTTCCTTTAAATAAGCACCCAGAGCCTCACCACTCCTAGTGCCACTCCAGAGTTTCCCAACGAGTCTGGGCTGGGATATAGCAGCTTAAAAGGTGACCCCAACAGGTCTAATGGTTCTTGAGCTTTAGGTCCTTCTAGCTATAAACACTTGAAAATGTGCCCTGGTTGGAAAATGGAGAGAGGGAGTGTTCCCAGTCCCCAGTCCTCAGAACCATTTGCTGCCTCTAATCTACCAGTTTCCCTTCCACCCCTCAGTTACACAGACAGGAAACGGAGAGAACTTGTGAACCCCTGAGGAAACAGAAGTTGCCCAGCCACAGGGATGCAGTTCTGGCTCCCAGGTTTCATATACCTGGGAGTATGGAAGCATGGCTGCTTCCCAGCTACCATACGGCTCACAGCTGCTCCAGTGCTTGGAAACGAATCTCTTCATCTGGGAGAAGTCTTATGGGAACTTACTCTGTCTCTCAAACCAATCCCCAGGCCCTGAACTGGTTGGCTACCCCTCAGGAAACTAAGGTAGGTAAGGTGGGAAAGGAAGATAGCTAGTGACCTCTTTCCTCCTGGAAAGAGAAATGGCACTGCTgttgggaagaaggaggaagaggcatTTTCTAGGTTGCTGGATCCTGGAATAGCTAGAAACTGAGCTAAAGCAAGTGAGCAGACTCTCTCTGGTACAGAGCTGGACACATGGCTCAGGTGTGTTTCCACAAGGATGGACAGTGGGACCCTCCTGGGCCTTTGTCTCTGCTCTGTGTGTCCATCAACACAGCCTAAGGCCACATTTGCACTCTTAGTTTTCACACTGGACTGAATACATAGTCAACTAAACATACCaggtttataaaaagcaaaaatatgatTAAGCTTGGTCCCTTCTTGCATATTTAAGATGGCTGTTTTTTCCTTAAATCCTAAATAGAAacagtatttatttctgtttgaatCTTAAGCTGCTTCTTAGGGCAGATCACTTCCATCTATTGGAGTGATTTCAAAGCCAACCCAACTGATTAGCGTACTAGTTTTCCCTCTCAACTGTGTGCCACTGGCAAATTCTGCCCTGCCTTTGCTGTCCTCACTTAGGTAGACTGTGGTGCAGACCTGGGCCAGTTCTGTAGCC is a window from the Castor canadensis chromosome 11, mCasCan1.hap1v2, whole genome shotgun sequence genome containing:
- the Lrrn2 gene encoding leucine-rich repeat neuronal protein 2: MRLLVAPLLLAWVAGATAAVPVVPWRVPCPPQCACQIRPWYTPRSSYREATTVDCNDLFLTAVPPALPAGTQTLLLQSNGIVRVDQSELAYLANLTELDLSQNSFSDARDCDFRALPQLLSLHLEENQLSRLEDHSFVGLTSLQELYLNHNQLYRIAPRAFAGLSNLLRLHLNSNLLRAIDSRWFEMLPNLEILMIGGNKVDAILDMNFRPLANLRSLVLAGMSLREISDYALEGLQSLESLSFYDNQLARVPRRALEQVPGLKFLDLNKNPLQRVGQRDFANMLHLKELGLNNMEELVSIDKFALVNLPELTKLDITNNPRLSFIHPRAFHHLPQMETLMLNNNALSALHQQTVESLPNLQEVGLHGNPIRCDCVIRWANATGTRFRFIEPQSTLCAEPPDLQRRPVREVPFREMTDHCLPLISPRSFPASLQVASGESMVLHCRALAEPEPEIYWVTPSGLRLTPAHAGRRYRVYPEGTLELRRVTAEEAGLYTCVAQNLVGADSKTVSVVVGHKSFQRGREEEQGLELRVQETHPYHILLSWIPPPNIVSTNLTWSSASSLRGRGVPALARLPRGTHSYNITRLVQATEYWACLQVAFADAHTQLACVWARTKEASPCHRALGDRPGLIAILAVAVLLLAAGLKVHLGTGQPRQGVGGRPLLPAWAFWGWSAPSVRVVSAPLVLPWNPGREPCRSPEGMTLSPPLSQHS